A single region of the Flavobacteriales bacterium genome encodes:
- a CDS encoding 2OG-Fe(II) oxygenase — translation MHFLNSEPFLNFLSELTGIENLMGDPYFEGGGCHQIKPGGYLKVHADFNKHKLTNLDRRLNVLVYLNQDWKEEYGGHFELWNTEMTKCEKKLLPLFNRMAMFSTTDFSYHGHPDPLKCPEGRSRKSLALYYYTNGRPAEEINFGLEDHTTIFVDRKGVESEKTMRRYNALINFATDWMPPVLYRMIKKSRNK, via the coding sequence ATGCACTTCTTAAATTCTGAACCATTTTTAAACTTTTTATCTGAGCTAACAGGAATTGAAAACTTAATGGGAGACCCTTATTTTGAAGGTGGAGGATGTCACCAAATAAAACCCGGAGGCTACTTAAAGGTGCATGCAGATTTTAATAAACACAAACTTACTAATTTGGACAGAAGGTTAAATGTTCTTGTCTATTTAAACCAAGATTGGAAAGAAGAATATGGTGGACATTTTGAACTTTGGAACACCGAAATGACCAAGTGTGAAAAGAAATTGTTACCTCTTTTCAACCGAATGGCTATGTTTAGCACGACCGATTTTTCTTATCATGGGCATCCCGATCCACTTAAATGTCCCGAGGGAAGAAGCCGAAAATCTTTGGCTCTTTATTACTATACCAATGGCCGTCCTGCGGAAGAAATCAATTTTGGGCTTGAAGACCACACCACCATTTTTGTGGATAGAAAAGGGGTAGAAAGCGAGAAAACGATGCGTAGATACAATGCTCTTATCAATTTTGCAACCGATTGGATGCCACCTGTTTTGTATCGGATGATTAAAAAATCAAGAAATAAATAA
- a CDS encoding proprotein convertase P-domain-containing protein, with amino-acid sequence MIKFCNFLLLLLIISPAFAQTYTSKAKPIADFKGEIINQYSPIKILGLPNKLDSTFGIEKVCIDLQHEYLSDLKIELVAPNGKSVWLTNRNGKDGPGAYINTCFEYTDFSPKIIYGKSPFSGSYEPEGLVYEMNYGTINPNGLWLLNIMDLKTGHVGRLNSWSITFGNKPFLPPKPHCQQSNFSECVCNSSGEMLPDLIVVEGMSKNLIHFSDTAFKIAMAAANIGLGPLEVKTNGKQTGNDYHLYQAIYHKTDTGFSKTFREAGSIYYDEKPGHNHYHVNDWVDVTLYRYRKFLFFKKEPIEVASLNKISYCLFDNMNCNSKNGECISNGVAYTENNLANYGLGDYIECNKDLQGISVGGIDYYGMNHEGQSIRFEKKLKKGKYYVKIIVDPLNLYLESNEDNNTYMFDIELVK; translated from the coding sequence ATGATAAAGTTTTGCAACTTCTTACTTCTTTTATTGATTATTTCTCCGGCCTTTGCACAAACGTACACCTCAAAAGCAAAGCCTATTGCCGATTTTAAGGGTGAGATAATAAACCAATATTCACCGATTAAAATACTGGGGTTGCCCAATAAACTGGATAGCACGTTCGGTATAGAAAAAGTGTGTATAGATTTGCAACACGAATACCTTTCTGACCTAAAAATAGAATTGGTAGCACCCAATGGAAAAAGCGTTTGGCTTACCAATAGAAACGGAAAAGATGGGCCGGGTGCATACATAAACACCTGTTTTGAATATACCGATTTTAGCCCAAAAATTATTTACGGAAAAAGTCCTTTTTCAGGCAGCTATGAGCCGGAAGGTTTAGTTTATGAAATGAACTACGGAACTATTAATCCGAATGGGTTGTGGCTTTTAAACATTATGGATTTAAAAACTGGTCATGTCGGCAGATTGAATTCGTGGTCAATTACATTTGGAAATAAACCTTTTCTACCACCTAAACCACATTGCCAGCAATCAAATTTTAGCGAATGTGTATGCAATTCTTCAGGCGAAATGTTGCCGGATTTGATAGTGGTTGAAGGCATGAGCAAAAATCTTATTCATTTCAGCGACACTGCGTTTAAAATTGCTATGGCCGCCGCCAATATAGGTTTGGGGCCTCTTGAGGTAAAAACCAATGGTAAACAAACAGGAAACGATTATCATTTGTATCAGGCAATTTACCATAAAACGGATACTGGATTTTCAAAAACATTTCGCGAAGCAGGCTCCATTTATTACGATGAAAAACCCGGCCACAATCACTACCATGTTAATGATTGGGTAGATGTAACGCTTTACAGATATCGTAAGTTTTTATTTTTTAAAAAAGAACCAATAGAAGTTGCTTCACTGAATAAGATTAGCTATTGCCTATTTGACAACATGAACTGCAATTCAAAAAATGGTGAGTGCATTTCTAATGGTGTTGCTTACACCGAAAACAACTTGGCCAATTACGGTTTGGGCGATTATATAGAATGCAATAAAGACTTACAGGGCATTTCGGTTGGTGGCATAGATTATTATGGCATGAACCATGAAGGCCAATCCATTCGATTTGAAAAAAAACTTAAAAAGGGAAAATATTATGTAAAAATAATTGTTGACCCACTCAATCTATACCTCGAGTCGAACGAGGATAACAACACTTACATGTTTGATATTGAATTGGTTAAGTAA
- the rlmB gene encoding 23S rRNA (guanosine(2251)-2'-O)-methyltransferase RlmB: MKHSHADKQLVYGIQPMFEAIAANKEFERIYIVKEQKNDQLNELNKLIREKRLPVHHVPIHKLNKLTRGNHQGIVAFLSVIPNVSINEIVTRTFENGEDPKILVLDGITDVRNFGALSRSALAFGFHAIVAPHKGSALIHQDAVKASAGALMKIPVARVFSLYHTLEEMKNMGIQIVGITEKGQKNIDQVEKSGPMALVLGNEETGIDYRNLEMCDQSCFIQISPQIDSLNVSVAGAIAMYEMSK, encoded by the coding sequence ATGAAACATTCGCACGCAGACAAACAATTGGTTTATGGCATTCAGCCCATGTTTGAAGCCATTGCCGCAAACAAAGAGTTTGAGAGAATATATATTGTTAAAGAACAAAAAAACGACCAATTAAATGAGCTAAACAAACTAATCAGAGAAAAACGGTTGCCCGTTCACCACGTACCGATTCACAAATTGAATAAACTTACCCGAGGTAACCATCAAGGAATTGTGGCATTTTTATCGGTTATTCCCAATGTGAGTATCAACGAAATAGTGACCCGTACCTTTGAAAATGGTGAAGACCCAAAAATTCTGGTATTGGATGGCATAACGGATGTTCGAAATTTTGGAGCTTTGAGCCGTTCTGCTCTTGCCTTCGGTTTTCATGCCATAGTTGCACCACATAAAGGTTCTGCACTCATTCATCAAGATGCAGTAAAAGCTTCGGCCGGAGCGTTAATGAAAATTCCGGTTGCTCGGGTTTTCAGCCTGTATCACACGCTCGAAGAAATGAAAAATATGGGTATTCAAATTGTTGGTATAACGGAAAAAGGTCAAAAAAATATTGACCAAGTTGAAAAATCTGGCCCCATGGCCCTTGTGCTTGGAAACGAAGAAACTGGCATAGATTATAGAAATTTAGAAATGTGTGATCAAAGTTGTTTTATCCAAATTTCTCCTCAAATAGATTCGCTAAATGTATCGGTGGCCGGAGCTATTGCTATGTACGAAATGTCGAAATAA
- a CDS encoding metallophosphoesterase produces MASRIIIFNAIALSFYFYAFWGFKHLIRGIDGRLGLGFQVAYWAICLLALVGMFFVMSRMRNAHFGFWDKVMLVLFFITLISAVLWSVFLLIDDVVRLFQWVGSQFFTSSSSHSSGISRKSFLVKSGALVAGGVGAALTYGVVKGSHKYRVVNQKLIIKNLPEALKGLKILQISDVHSGSFWNKQSVQQGIDLIKQQQADIIFFTGDIVNNRAYEMHEYIDIFNQIKAPHGVFAVMGNHDYGEYLIPFDLEENKKDIATVHEKLGWDLLMNENRILTINNEKLAIVGVENWGNKMHFQRYGDLNKALGDVDENWPTLLLSHDPSHWRGEVIPKFPQVDAMFSGHTHGMQFGIETGGFKWSPIKYIYKEWAGLYEEGNQKLYVNRGFGYLGFPGRFGIWPEITVFELA; encoded by the coding sequence ATGGCCTCACGTATAATTATTTTTAATGCAATAGCTCTCTCCTTTTATTTCTATGCTTTTTGGGGTTTTAAGCATCTTATTAGAGGTATTGATGGAAGGCTGGGTTTAGGATTTCAGGTTGCATATTGGGCAATTTGTTTGCTGGCACTTGTCGGTATGTTTTTCGTTATGAGCCGTATGCGAAACGCTCATTTTGGATTTTGGGACAAGGTTATGTTGGTGCTTTTTTTCATTACCCTAATTTCGGCTGTTTTGTGGTCTGTTTTTTTATTAATTGATGATGTTGTCAGGCTATTTCAGTGGGTAGGCTCACAATTCTTTACAAGTTCTTCCTCTCACTCAAGTGGTATTTCTCGCAAATCATTTTTGGTAAAATCTGGGGCGTTGGTGGCCGGAGGTGTCGGAGCAGCCTTGACGTATGGCGTGGTAAAGGGCTCGCATAAATATCGAGTAGTCAATCAAAAACTTATCATAAAAAATTTACCCGAGGCTCTTAAGGGACTGAAAATTCTTCAAATAAGCGATGTGCATTCGGGGTCGTTTTGGAACAAACAAAGTGTGCAGCAGGGCATAGATTTAATAAAGCAACAACAGGCAGATATAATTTTTTTTACTGGCGATATTGTAAATAATAGAGCCTACGAAATGCACGAATACATTGATATTTTTAATCAAATTAAAGCCCCGCATGGCGTTTTTGCTGTCATGGGGAACCACGATTATGGAGAATACTTGATTCCGTTTGACTTAGAGGAAAACAAGAAGGATATTGCCACGGTTCATGAAAAATTGGGTTGGGATTTGCTGATGAACGAAAATCGGATTTTGACCATTAACAATGAAAAATTGGCAATTGTAGGGGTTGAAAACTGGGGAAATAAAATGCACTTTCAACGATATGGCGATTTGAATAAAGCATTAGGGGATGTGGATGAGAACTGGCCTACATTGCTTTTGTCGCACGACCCAAGTCATTGGCGGGGCGAGGTTATACCAAAATTTCCTCAAGTTGATGCCATGTTCAGTGGGCATACTCATGGAATGCAATTTGGCATTGAAACAGGAGGTTTTAAATGGAGTCCAATAAAGTATATTTATAAAGAATGGGCAGGATTGTATGAAGAAGGCAACCAAAAGCTCTATGTAAACCGTGGCTTTGGCTATCTCGGATTTCCTGGAAGATTCGGGATTTGGCCTGAAATAACCGTTTTTGAGTTGGCATAA
- a CDS encoding YceI family protein: MNKRFKIGSLLIAATSLLIFSAFSQATKGDEYSVKVASSYAKWKATKTGGSHEGTVDIKSGKLTLDGDLITSGTIVMDMTSIKLTDTESKKLHDHLHSPDFFNTAQFKESKLDITSSKMVGDKLEISGNITIKGITKPVTFQASKTGSNDNARVYRADVKIDRTLYGITYKSGVLGEVGDGLIDDIFTIETKLYITK, from the coding sequence ATGAATAAAAGATTCAAAATTGGTTCACTATTGATTGCAGCGACATCGTTATTAATTTTCTCGGCCTTTTCGCAGGCAACTAAAGGAGATGAATACAGTGTAAAGGTAGCCAGTAGCTATGCCAAATGGAAAGCCACAAAAACGGGTGGTTCTCATGAGGGAACTGTGGATATTAAAAGCGGTAAATTGACTTTAGACGGTGATTTAATTACGAGCGGTACCATTGTTATGGACATGACAAGCATTAAATTGACAGACACCGAGAGTAAAAAATTGCACGACCATTTGCACAGTCCTGACTTTTTTAATACTGCACAATTTAAGGAAAGCAAATTAGACATAACTTCTAGCAAAATGGTAGGCGACAAACTTGAAATATCTGGAAACATTACCATTAAAGGAATTACCAAACCCGTGACTTTCCAAGCATCAAAAACAGGATCAAATGACAATGCTCGTGTCTATAGGGCAGATGTTAAAATAGATCGAACTCTATACGGAATTACCTATAAATCAGGTGTTTTGGGCGAGGTTGGTGATGGTTTGATTGATGACATTTTTACCATCGAAACAAAACTTTATATTACAAAATAG
- a CDS encoding DUF2723 domain-containing protein yields MINYKFWNNLIGWASFAIALVVYSLTVESNVPLWDCGEFISAAYTLQVVHPPGAPLFLMLGRLFSLFSFGDAHNVAFMVNMMSVVASALTVAITFWITTHFALKILGISVEKPEVSTDNAIIVFGSGMIAALALTFMDSFWFSAVEAEVYAASSLFTALSFWGILKWESNRLKPKSNQWIVFIAYTIGLAIGIHLLNLLVIPAVVLYYFLIEYDTTSTNILKAAAIGMGALAVTNWIIIPGLPWLNGRFDLLFVNSFGLPYHTGEFFSLALVIWGIVWAIRYSIRKNMPLLNLGLLCITFILIGFSSYTMIPVRATAEPAINMNAPKNPITLTSYIKREQYGDRPLFNGPYYYATSADLIDVNKGAATYRMGDDKYERTGNRYDYEWSPEVTTMLPRMGDQSEKKQGYKYWYDEVVNSSGKVEKPPMRKNLGFMFKYQIGHMYWRYFWWNFAGRQSNQQNVDKNILEGNWLSGVNFIDEMRLGNQRDLPPSMTNNKARNKYYFIPFLLGVIGIFVQFKKQKKDAWVVTALFIFTGIMIVIYLNQPPLEPRERDYTNVGSYQTFCIWIGLGVLGIADFLRRKVKLNLRLAGVLAFVLAFSGPYLMGQQNWDDHDRSGREMALSFAKNYLNSCEENAILFTAGDNDTYPLWYAQNVEGFRTDVRVINLALLSAEYYAQALTKQYYGSAPLPMSVIPKDKLMDGTRDRLDYVDMGKKFNPNEGYNLYDVIQFMTSDDPQAQVGLRDGSRSNYIPVKKVVIPVDKAAVLSSKTLSEKDSTIVEFLQFEMQDHIYKGSLIMLDIIATNAKEGWKRPIYFSSPRESDTYVNMSPYLRTDGLVYRLVPRTPTREEYLNQMMVNENELYDKLMNKYVWGGLEKGKTFLDDKSSTVPYMTRNLFGNLASYFVEKGDNKKAIDLILKSLEVYPESILPLDIDERRHYADILRRAGETETSKKLMEQCITQMQGEVKYYNILKKDQRNKSLAVQMLTNDNPRMPGMKKYAENCRITAQKAFGDSTMVNQIRAIESLIN; encoded by the coding sequence ATGATAAATTATAAATTCTGGAATAACCTCATTGGATGGGCAAGTTTTGCCATTGCATTGGTGGTTTACAGTTTAACAGTAGAATCGAATGTTCCGCTATGGGACTGCGGTGAGTTTATTTCTGCCGCTTACACATTGCAAGTTGTTCACCCGCCGGGTGCACCATTATTTTTGATGTTGGGTCGTCTTTTCTCCCTTTTTTCGTTTGGAGATGCCCACAATGTGGCGTTTATGGTTAACATGATGTCCGTTGTGGCAAGTGCATTAACAGTGGCCATAACCTTTTGGATAACAACTCATTTTGCTTTAAAAATACTTGGCATTAGTGTTGAAAAACCTGAAGTATCAACCGATAATGCAATTATCGTTTTTGGGTCGGGCATGATAGCCGCTTTGGCCTTAACCTTTATGGATTCCTTTTGGTTTAGTGCGGTAGAGGCCGAGGTATATGCAGCTTCGTCTTTATTTACGGCATTATCCTTTTGGGGAATTTTAAAATGGGAATCGAACAGACTTAAACCCAAATCCAACCAATGGATTGTTTTTATAGCCTATACCATTGGTTTGGCTATTGGTATTCACTTGTTGAACTTATTGGTAATTCCGGCTGTGGTTTTATATTATTTCCTTATTGAGTATGACACAACAAGCACAAATATTCTCAAAGCCGCCGCAATTGGTATGGGTGCATTGGCTGTTACCAACTGGATTATTATTCCCGGCTTACCCTGGCTAAACGGTCGTTTTGACCTCTTGTTCGTAAACTCTTTTGGATTGCCATATCACACAGGAGAGTTTTTCTCATTAGCTTTAGTAATTTGGGGAATTGTATGGGCTATTCGATATAGCATTCGTAAAAATATGCCGCTATTAAACTTGGGTCTGCTGTGCATTACATTTATTTTAATAGGTTTTAGCAGCTACACCATGATTCCGGTAAGGGCAACGGCAGAACCTGCCATTAATATGAACGCTCCAAAAAACCCGATAACCCTAACCAGCTATATTAAACGGGAGCAATATGGCGACAGACCATTATTTAATGGTCCGTACTATTATGCAACTTCGGCAGATTTAATAGACGTAAATAAAGGTGCTGCCACCTACAGAATGGGCGATGATAAATACGAACGTACTGGAAATAGATATGATTACGAATGGTCTCCTGAGGTAACCACCATGCTACCGCGTATGGGCGACCAAAGCGAGAAAAAGCAAGGATATAAATATTGGTATGACGAAGTTGTTAATTCAAGTGGAAAGGTAGAAAAACCACCCATGCGTAAAAACCTCGGCTTTATGTTCAAATACCAAATTGGTCACATGTATTGGAGATATTTTTGGTGGAATTTTGCTGGAAGACAAAGCAATCAACAAAACGTTGATAAGAACATTTTGGAAGGAAACTGGCTTAGTGGGGTTAATTTTATTGATGAGATGCGTTTAGGCAATCAAAGAGATTTGCCCCCATCCATGACCAACAACAAAGCACGGAATAAATACTACTTTATACCCTTTTTGCTTGGCGTTATCGGCATTTTTGTACAATTTAAAAAGCAGAAAAAAGATGCATGGGTAGTAACAGCCTTGTTCATATTTACCGGTATAATGATTGTAATTTACCTCAACCAGCCTCCCCTCGAGCCGAGGGAAAGAGATTATACAAACGTTGGTTCATATCAAACATTCTGTATATGGATAGGCTTGGGTGTGTTGGGTATTGCCGATTTCTTGCGAAGAAAAGTAAAACTTAATTTGAGACTTGCCGGAGTATTAGCCTTTGTCCTTGCCTTTTCTGGACCCTATTTGATGGGGCAGCAAAACTGGGATGACCACGACCGCTCTGGAAGAGAAATGGCATTGAGTTTTGCAAAAAACTACCTGAACTCATGTGAGGAAAACGCTATTTTATTTACAGCAGGTGACAATGACACTTATCCGCTTTGGTATGCACAAAACGTCGAAGGTTTTAGAACAGATGTCAGGGTTATAAATCTTGCATTGCTAAGTGCCGAATACTACGCACAAGCCCTTACAAAACAATATTATGGCTCTGCACCGCTACCAATGTCTGTCATTCCTAAAGACAAGCTGATGGATGGAACTAGAGACCGTCTTGATTATGTCGATATGGGTAAGAAATTTAATCCAAATGAAGGATATAACTTGTATGATGTAATCCAATTTATGACAAGTGACGACCCGCAAGCACAAGTTGGTTTAAGGGATGGTTCACGGTCAAACTACATTCCGGTTAAAAAGGTGGTTATTCCGGTTGATAAAGCAGCCGTGCTTAGCTCAAAAACGCTTAGCGAAAAAGACTCAACCATTGTTGAATTTCTTCAATTTGAGATGCAAGACCATATCTACAAAGGTAGCCTCATTATGCTTGACATTATTGCTACCAATGCCAAAGAAGGTTGGAAACGACCTATTTATTTCTCTTCGCCAAGAGAAAGTGATACTTACGTAAATATGAGTCCTTATTTGAGAACCGACGGGTTAGTGTATCGACTTGTGCCAAGAACTCCTACACGAGAAGAGTATCTGAACCAGATGATGGTTAATGAAAATGAACTTTACGACAAACTCATGAACAAATATGTATGGGGAGGTTTAGAAAAAGGTAAAACTTTCTTGGATGATAAATCTTCAACAGTTCCTTATATGACAAGGAATTTATTTGGAAACTTAGCTTCCTATTTTGTTGAGAAAGGCGACAACAAAAAGGCAATAGATTTAATTCTCAAATCGTTGGAAGTTTATCCGGAAAGCATTTTGCCGCTTGATATTGATGAAAGACGCCATTATGCCGACATATTGCGAAGAGCAGGTGAGACCGAAACCTCTAAAAAGCTGATGGAACAATGCATTACACAAATGCAGGGAGAGGTTAAATACTACAACATTCTTAAAAAAGATCAACGAAACAAGTCTTTAGCCGTTCAAATGCTGACAAACGACAATCCGCGAATGCCAGGAATGAAGAAATATGCTGAAAACTGCAGAATTACGGCTCAAAAAGCCTTTGGCGATTCCACTATGGTAAATCAAATTCGAGCCATTGAGTCACTAATTAATTAA
- a CDS encoding M1 family metallopeptidase encodes MSKYTPFALFFLFVVPVLTSCKFNTNNSKEVNVDSKLEEVLLAHDAHSFSNPNEVCVTSMHLDLSVDFESKTLKGFVILRLNNKTKTRTLHLDSRQLNIEKIMLNKQTETKFNLTNDVEYFGQDLEVEIEPTTDSIIIYYSTTPQSEALQWLLPEQTSNKKFPFLFSQSQAILARTWIPCQDSPGIKFTYTATIRTDPHLIALMSAKNGIEKKRDGIYHFEMSQPVSSYLMALTVGDLQFQNLGRNCGVFAEPNMLQKCAWELSDMQRMIDSAEILYGKYAWERYDVVVLPPSFPFGGMENPRLTFATPTIIAGDKSLVSLIAHELAHSWSGNLVTNETWNDFWLNEGFTVYFEQRIMEKIYGKDYEEMLTELGMGELLKTLESLKNEGLNEDTHLFLNLDGRNPDDGLTDVAYEKGRFFLQTIEKAVGREKFDSFLKQYFSENAFKPMNTQRFEQYLDKNLLKGDSNLYAQIQPKKWIYGPGLPENAPIIESKELAKVETQIEVFLNGKMPKLAVEGWTTHHWLHFLRGIRGKVSLEQIENLDFQFHLSKSGNSEILCDWFQLCIETQYKKAYPDIEAFLLRVGRRKFLSPIYDALSHNEQDKIWAKKVFEKAKSGYHSVSTNTIEEILKK; translated from the coding sequence ATGTCTAAATACACACCTTTTGCCCTCTTTTTTTTATTCGTTGTTCCTGTTTTAACCAGTTGCAAGTTCAATACCAATAATTCAAAAGAAGTAAATGTGGATAGCAAATTGGAAGAAGTTTTGCTTGCCCATGATGCTCATTCATTCAGTAATCCAAACGAGGTATGTGTTACATCTATGCACCTTGATTTATCGGTTGATTTTGAGAGCAAAACACTAAAAGGTTTCGTAATATTACGACTAAATAATAAAACAAAAACCCGAACGTTGCATCTTGATAGTCGGCAGTTGAACATAGAAAAAATAATGTTGAATAAGCAAACCGAAACGAAGTTTAATCTAACAAATGATGTAGAATATTTTGGACAAGATTTGGAGGTGGAAATAGAACCAACAACTGATTCAATCATAATCTATTATTCAACCACACCTCAATCAGAAGCCTTACAGTGGCTTTTGCCAGAGCAAACCAGCAACAAAAAGTTTCCCTTTTTATTTAGCCAGTCTCAAGCCATTTTGGCTCGCACATGGATACCGTGTCAGGATAGTCCCGGTATAAAGTTTACATATACGGCCACCATTAGAACCGACCCCCATTTGATTGCACTTATGAGTGCTAAAAATGGCATTGAAAAGAAAAGGGATGGTATTTATCATTTCGAAATGTCACAACCTGTTTCTAGTTATTTAATGGCACTTACCGTGGGGGATTTGCAATTTCAGAATTTAGGTAGAAACTGCGGAGTGTTTGCTGAGCCCAATATGTTGCAAAAGTGTGCATGGGAGCTATCGGATATGCAAAGAATGATTGATAGTGCAGAAATTCTTTATGGCAAATATGCTTGGGAAAGATATGATGTTGTTGTGCTGCCACCAAGTTTTCCGTTTGGTGGCATGGAAAATCCACGGCTCACATTTGCCACCCCAACCATTATAGCGGGCGATAAAAGTCTAGTTTCGCTGATAGCCCACGAACTTGCACACTCTTGGTCGGGCAATTTAGTAACCAACGAAACATGGAATGATTTCTGGCTCAATGAAGGTTTTACCGTTTATTTTGAACAACGAATTATGGAAAAAATTTATGGAAAAGACTATGAAGAAATGTTGACAGAGCTGGGCATGGGTGAGTTGTTAAAAACGCTTGAAAGCCTAAAAAATGAGGGACTGAATGAAGATACGCATCTATTTTTGAATTTGGATGGAAGAAACCCAGACGATGGTTTGACCGATGTGGCCTACGAAAAAGGAAGATTTTTTCTTCAAACCATTGAGAAAGCAGTGGGCAGAGAAAAATTTGACTCTTTCTTAAAACAATACTTTTCAGAAAATGCTTTTAAACCGATGAACACTCAAAGGTTTGAGCAGTATCTGGACAAAAACTTATTGAAAGGCGATTCAAATCTGTATGCACAAATTCAACCTAAAAAGTGGATTTACGGGCCAGGGTTGCCAGAAAATGCCCCTATTATTGAATCAAAGGAACTTGCCAAAGTGGAAACACAAATTGAAGTATTTTTGAATGGAAAAATGCCCAAGCTTGCCGTTGAAGGCTGGACTACCCACCATTGGTTGCACTTTTTGCGTGGCATAAGGGGCAAAGTATCTTTAGAGCAAATAGAAAATCTTGATTTTCAATTTCATTTGTCAAAAAGCGGTAATTCAGAAATATTGTGCGATTGGTTTCAGTTGTGCATCGAAACACAATATAAAAAGGCATATCCAGATATAGAAGCATTTCTTTTGAGGGTCGGTCGCAGAAAATTCCTTTCACCTATTTATGATGCCTTGTCACATAATGAGCAAGATAAAATTTGGGCAAAAAAGGTTTTTGAAAAGGCAAAATCCGGGTATCATTCTGTTTCTACAAATACCATTGAAGAAATTTTGAAAAAATAA
- a CDS encoding DNA starvation/stationary phase protection protein, which translates to MTQKIGNNLNTLLSSYQIFYQNLRGYHWNIQGKKFFELHLKFEEYYNDVQLKIDEIAERILTLEMIPFHSFSDYIGHSLLKPKTNITDGEIAIMQIREQLTELIKLQKDIFKYADKETDIATSDLMTRYISEQEKTVWMLKSFLS; encoded by the coding sequence ATGACACAAAAAATTGGAAATAACTTAAATACCTTACTTTCATCATATCAGATTTTTTATCAAAACCTTAGAGGCTATCATTGGAATATTCAGGGCAAAAAATTCTTTGAGCTTCACCTAAAATTTGAAGAATATTACAACGATGTTCAGTTAAAAATTGATGAGATTGCCGAAAGAATTTTAACCTTAGAAATGATTCCATTCCATAGTTTTTCTGATTACATAGGCCATTCACTCCTCAAACCTAAAACAAACATTACCGACGGAGAAATAGCCATTATGCAAATAAGAGAACAGCTTACGGAGCTGATTAAACTTCAAAAAGATATTTTCAAATATGCCGACAAAGAAACGGACATTGCAACAAGCGATTTAATGACCAGATATATTTCTGAACAAGAAAAAACAGTTTGGATGCTTAAATCTTTTTTGAGTTAA
- a CDS encoding glycosyltransferase family 2 protein produces MFNLKGKNQVISIMLPFKNEEKYLKPCIESIIAQTYPYWELLLVDDHSSDRSTEIAQTFAQQDARIIYLKNKGFGVIEALKLAHKHSTGSLLTRMDGDDLKTPDNLQQLLDCVKPEVLAVGRVKYFREDGLGMGYLQYEEWINKLTASHSNFSEVYKECVIPSPCWLAYRNDFEKAGGFNSDFYPEDYDLCFRFYEVGLKTIGTEGVIHLWRDHAIRTTRVSEYYSDNRFLHLKLFYFFKIDFEPTKNLVLWGAGKKGKQVAKDFIEKGLAFRWLTDNPNKIGHNIYGIILESINNFTPDEKQQIVIAVSDKKGQDEIKSITQNGAAEIFWFC; encoded by the coding sequence ATGTTTAATCTTAAAGGCAAAAATCAGGTTATAAGCATTATGCTTCCCTTCAAAAATGAAGAGAAGTATCTTAAACCCTGCATAGAATCAATTATTGCCCAAACATACCCCTATTGGGAACTTCTATTGGTAGATGACCATAGCAGCGATAGGAGTACCGAAATTGCACAAACATTTGCCCAACAAGATGCACGAATTATATACCTAAAAAACAAAGGTTTCGGGGTAATTGAGGCTTTAAAATTGGCACATAAACACAGTACGGGCAGTTTGCTTACCCGTATGGACGGTGATGATTTAAAAACTCCAGACAACTTGCAACAGCTTTTAGATTGCGTAAAACCTGAAGTTTTGGCCGTAGGCCGTGTAAAGTATTTTAGAGAAGATGGATTGGGAATGGGCTATTTGCAATATGAAGAATGGATAAACAAACTGACTGCCAGCCATTCAAATTTTTCGGAAGTATATAAAGAGTGCGTTATCCCCTCACCTTGTTGGCTTGCGTATAGAAATGATTTTGAAAAAGCAGGCGGTTTTAACTCAGATTTCTACCCTGAAGATTATGATTTGTGTTTTAGATTTTATGAAGTCGGGTTAAAAACAATTGGTACGGAAGGAGTTATCCATCTTTGGCGTGACCACGCCATCCGAACAACCCGTGTTTCGGAGTATTACAGCGACAATCGATTTTTACATCTCAAACTGTTTTATTTCTTCAAAATTGATTTTGAACCGACCAAAAATTTAGTGCTTTGGGGTGCAGGAAAAAAGGGTAAACAAGTGGCCAAAGATTTTATAGAGAAAGGGTTGGCCTTTCGTTGGCTAACGGATAACCCCAACAAGATTGGACACAACATCTACGGAATAATATTGGAGAGCATTAATAACTTTACCCCAGACGAAAAACAGCAAATAGTAATTGCAGTAAGTGATAAAAAAGGTCAGGATGAAATAAAATCAATAACCCAAAACGGTGCTGCCGAAATATTTTGGTTTTGCTAA